From the Macaca thibetana thibetana isolate TM-01 chromosome 12, ASM2454274v1, whole genome shotgun sequence genome, one window contains:
- the CCL20 gene encoding C-C motif chemokine 20 isoform X2: MCCSKSLLLAALMSVLLLYLCSESEASNFDCCLRYTDRILHPKFIVGFTQQLANETCDINAVIFHTKKGLSVCANPKQTWVKLIVRRLSKKINKM, translated from the exons ATGTGCTGTAGCAAGAGTTTGCTCCTGGCTGCTTTGATGTCAGTGCTGCTACTCTACCTCTGCAGTGAATCAGAAG CAAGCAACTTTGACTGCTGTCTTCGATATACAGACCGTATCCTTCATCCTAAATTTATTGTGGGCTTCACACAGCAGCTGGCCAATGAAACCTGTGACATCAATGCTGTCAT CTTTCACACAAAGAAAGGGTTATCTGTGTGCGCAAATCCAAAGCAGACCTGGGTGAAACTTATTGTACGTCGCCTCAG caaaaaaatcaacaagatgTAA
- the CCL20 gene encoding C-C motif chemokine 20 isoform X1, with protein MCCSKSLLLAALMSVLLLYLCSESEAASNFDCCLRYTDRILHPKFIVGFTQQLANETCDINAVIFHTKKGLSVCANPKQTWVKLIVRRLSKKINKM; from the exons ATGTGCTGTAGCAAGAGTTTGCTCCTGGCTGCTTTGATGTCAGTGCTGCTACTCTACCTCTGCAGTGAATCAGAAG CAGCAAGCAACTTTGACTGCTGTCTTCGATATACAGACCGTATCCTTCATCCTAAATTTATTGTGGGCTTCACACAGCAGCTGGCCAATGAAACCTGTGACATCAATGCTGTCAT CTTTCACACAAAGAAAGGGTTATCTGTGTGCGCAAATCCAAAGCAGACCTGGGTGAAACTTATTGTACGTCGCCTCAG caaaaaaatcaacaagatgTAA